A region from the Candidatus Paceibacterota bacterium genome encodes:
- a CDS encoding lysine--tRNA ligase: protein MASAEEIKDVRIQKIQLLKEAGRLAYPARSSRTHTISSLIETAVAIEEAKTQVTISGRLMSLRPQGALAFGNLFDGTGKFQVLLKKNEPLDEKLFALFVETVDVGDFIECTGTVFTTNRGEKTVLVESWNMLTKSLLPLPDKWHGLQDPEEKLRKRYLDILFDPNAQEIIRTKSRFWNAARNFLLERGFIEVDTPTLEVTTGGAEANPFRTHHDDFDMDMFLRISVGELWQKRLLAGGIPRTFEIGRAYRNEGTSPEHAQEFTNLEFYSSYMEYEEGMKFTEELLKHAIKTAFGKDTFDIKGFQGIEIAGEWKKIDYTDTVKDMTGVDVLEATEEEMQKRLDELGVEYEGKNRERLTDTLWKYCRKQIAGPVWLINHPKLVSPLAKELPSDPRKVQRAQLILAGSEANNGFSELNDPIDQRERFEAQRALLEAGDTEAMMPDWEFVEMLEHGMPPAFGMGFGERLIALLLGITLRELQTFPLVKPKQEEK from the coding sequence ATGGCATCAGCCGAAGAGATCAAGGATGTACGCATCCAAAAGATACAGCTTTTAAAAGAAGCTGGTCGTTTGGCGTACCCAGCACGCTCAAGTCGTACACATACAATTAGCTCACTTATTGAAACAGCGGTAGCTATTGAGGAAGCAAAGACACAAGTAACTATTTCGGGACGCTTGATGTCACTTCGGCCACAAGGCGCACTTGCGTTTGGTAACTTATTTGACGGCACAGGAAAGTTTCAAGTACTTCTAAAGAAGAACGAACCCCTCGATGAGAAACTATTTGCGCTTTTTGTAGAGACTGTTGATGTTGGTGATTTTATTGAGTGCACAGGAACCGTGTTTACAACAAACCGAGGTGAGAAAACTGTTCTTGTCGAAAGCTGGAACATGCTCACCAAATCACTTCTTCCACTTCCTGATAAATGGCACGGACTACAGGATCCTGAAGAGAAGCTTCGAAAGCGATACCTCGATATTTTATTTGACCCAAACGCACAAGAAATAATTAGAACAAAGTCTCGCTTCTGGAACGCTGCCCGAAACTTTCTCCTAGAGCGAGGTTTTATTGAAGTTGATACGCCAACACTTGAAGTGACAACGGGAGGGGCAGAAGCCAACCCATTCCGAACACACCACGATGATTTTGATATGGATATGTTTCTACGTATCTCTGTAGGAGAACTATGGCAGAAGAGACTTCTTGCGGGTGGTATTCCACGTACCTTTGAAATTGGACGGGCGTACAGAAATGAAGGAACTAGCCCAGAGCACGCACAAGAGTTCACCAACCTTGAATTTTATTCCTCATACATGGAATACGAAGAGGGAATGAAGTTTACAGAAGAACTTTTAAAACACGCTATCAAGACTGCGTTTGGAAAAGATACATTTGATATCAAAGGATTTCAGGGAATCGAAATCGCAGGAGAGTGGAAGAAAATTGATTACACAGATACAGTTAAAGACATGACTGGTGTTGATGTTCTAGAGGCAACTGAAGAAGAAATGCAGAAGCGATTAGATGAGCTCGGAGTGGAGTATGAAGGAAAAAACCGCGAACGACTCACTGATACATTATGGAAATATTGTCGTAAGCAAATTGCAGGTCCAGTGTGGCTCATTAATCATCCAAAGCTTGTCTCACCACTTGCAAAAGAATTGCCGTCTGACCCACGTAAAGTGCAACGCGCACAACTTATCCTCGCGGGATCTGAAGCAAACAATGGATTTTCAGAATTAAATGATCCAATTGATCAGCGAGAACGATTTGAAGCACAACGTGCACTCCTTGAAGCGGGTGATACTGAAGCGATGATGCCTGACTGGGAATTTGTTGAAATGCTCGAGCATGGAATGCCACCAGCCTTTGGAATGGGCTTTGGTGAGAGACTCATTGCGCTCCTTTTAGGTATTACACTTCGTGAACTCCAGACGTTCCCATTGGTGAAGCCAAAGCAAGAAGAGAAATAA
- the greA gene encoding transcription elongation factor GreA: protein MNTDTHYLTSEKFDELTRELEELRTVRRKEVAEELEYSKSLGDLSENAEYHQARESQMNLEERISKLEILLKHATIIAEGHKPTTDIVSIGNKVTVTKEGDGTQQAYIIVGSEEADISQNKLSIDSPLAAAMIGKKKGETFSVRMPKGEMVYKITRID from the coding sequence ATGAACACTGACACTCACTATTTAACCTCAGAGAAATTCGACGAGTTGACCCGCGAACTCGAAGAATTACGCACGGTTAGGCGTAAGGAAGTTGCCGAAGAACTTGAATATTCAAAGTCACTTGGTGACCTCTCTGAAAACGCTGAATACCACCAGGCACGTGAGTCACAGATGAATCTCGAAGAGAGAATCAGCAAACTTGAGATACTTCTTAAGCATGCAACAATTATCGCTGAGGGACATAAGCCAACTACGGATATTGTTTCTATTGGAAACAAGGTGACAGTTACAAAAGAAGGTGATGGAACACAACAGGCGTACATAATTGTTGGGTCTGAAGAGGCGGACATCTCACAAAACAAACTATCTATCGATTCTCCGCTTGCAGCTGCTATGATTGGGAAGAAGAAAGGTGAAACCTTTTCTGTACGAATGCCTAAAGGCGAAATGGTTTATAAGATTACTCGAATAGATTAA
- a CDS encoding penicillin-binding transpeptidase domain-containing protein, whose translation MNQHLDPDAIFLDAHNLAGLDTHQFEGRMERSLSRPTIIGVATILFLMIGAFLYRSASLQIVQGSDLFERSEKNRLERSIVFAERGVIFDRNGVPLAWNERVDGDFSRRMYSTVPGISHLTGYVKYPGKDSSGNYYSHDFDAREGAELLFDEELKGENGVKLRETDVSGGLLGESTVDEPDHGDSVYLSVDSRLQKILTDTLQKAVEERDFHGGAGMLMDIETGEVITHVSYPEFSSDVMTNGTSASIAAQLSDPRNVFLDRASVGLFAPGSIIKPFIALGALNENLISPEKSILSTGAISIPNPYFPDKPSVFRDWKAHGYVDMRRAIAVSSDVYFYAIGGGYEDQKGLGIVRIDEYMQQFGFGKPLVSPFFSSQSGVIPTPEWKLKTFDGDPWRLGDTYHTAIGQFGTLITPAQAVRAISGIATGDRLVEPTIIKGDIDTYAKSMMITFSPEDLNVVREGMHLAVEEGTMIALNGLPFEAAGKSGTAEVGANKEYVNSWAIGYYPYEKPKYAFVLLMEKGPRENTLGAPWLVRQFIDAAMIQAPEYFQFD comes from the coding sequence ATGAATCAACACCTCGATCCAGATGCAATATTTCTTGATGCGCATAATCTGGCCGGCCTAGATACACACCAATTTGAAGGACGGATGGAACGATCACTCTCGCGCCCAACGATTATTGGAGTCGCTACAATCTTGTTTTTGATGATTGGAGCGTTTTTGTATCGGTCTGCATCGCTACAAATCGTTCAAGGCAGTGATTTATTTGAACGAAGTGAAAAGAACCGACTTGAGCGTTCAATTGTATTTGCCGAGCGAGGTGTGATTTTTGATAGGAATGGTGTGCCGCTTGCGTGGAATGAACGAGTGGATGGAGATTTTTCACGCCGAATGTACTCAACTGTTCCAGGTATTTCACATTTAACAGGGTACGTTAAATATCCTGGAAAAGATTCGAGCGGTAACTATTACTCACATGATTTTGATGCACGTGAAGGTGCTGAATTGTTGTTTGATGAAGAATTAAAAGGTGAAAATGGAGTGAAGTTGCGTGAGACAGATGTTTCAGGTGGACTTCTGGGAGAAAGTACGGTTGATGAGCCCGACCATGGTGATTCAGTTTATTTATCAGTCGACTCGCGTTTGCAAAAAATACTTACCGATACATTACAAAAAGCGGTCGAAGAAAGAGATTTCCATGGTGGAGCAGGAATGCTTATGGACATCGAAACAGGAGAAGTGATCACACATGTGTCGTATCCTGAATTTTCTTCAGATGTGATGACAAATGGAACTTCCGCTTCAATCGCTGCACAACTATCTGATCCTCGAAATGTATTCCTTGATCGAGCATCGGTTGGCCTTTTTGCTCCTGGATCTATTATCAAACCATTTATTGCACTCGGTGCGTTAAACGAAAATTTAATCTCACCAGAGAAAAGTATCCTTTCAACAGGAGCTATTAGTATTCCCAATCCATACTTTCCTGATAAACCATCAGTTTTTAGAGACTGGAAAGCCCACGGGTATGTAGACATGCGTCGAGCGATCGCAGTCTCCTCTGACGTGTATTTTTACGCCATTGGCGGGGGATATGAAGACCAGAAGGGATTAGGTATTGTTCGGATTGATGAGTACATGCAGCAATTTGGATTTGGAAAGCCGCTTGTTTCACCATTTTTCAGTTCCCAAAGTGGTGTCATTCCAACTCCTGAGTGGAAACTGAAGACATTTGACGGTGACCCGTGGAGACTCGGAGATACGTATCACACGGCAATTGGTCAGTTCGGCACACTCATAACACCAGCTCAAGCGGTACGGGCGATTTCAGGTATTGCAACCGGTGACCGTCTTGTTGAGCCAACCATTATAAAAGGAGATATAGACACATATGCAAAATCTATGATGATCACGTTTTCCCCAGAAGACTTAAATGTTGTTCGTGAAGGGATGCATTTAGCAGTTGAAGAGGGAACAATGATCGCTCTAAACGGTCTTCCGTTTGAAGCCGCAGGAAAATCAGGGACAGCTGAAGTGGGTGCTAATAAAGAATATGTGAATTCTTGGGCAATTGGGTACTATCCTTACGAAAAACCAAAATATGCTTTTGTTTTGCTTATGGAAAAAGGGCCACGTGAAAACACACTTGGAGCGCCGTGGCTAGTTAGGCAATTCATTGATGCTGCTATGATTCAGGCGCCTGAGTATTTCCAGTTTGACTAA
- a CDS encoding rod shape-determining protein, translating into MQKLFRKIREFLSNDVGIDLGTANTLVYLRGHGIVVNEPSVVALNQRTNTVVAVGQAAKNMLGRTPQHIVAVRPIVDGVISDFEVTEEMLRYLIRRAQAEHKKLLGPRIVVGVPSGITNVETRAVRDAAMNAGAREVFIVEEPMAAAIGIRLPVHEPVGSMIIDIGGGTTDIAVISLGGIVKSRNARIAGDRFNSDIIAYVRNEFKILIGEKTAEEAKILIGSVIPGAEPRETKIKGRDLITGLPREVTVSDADIREAIGQSIDALIESIKEILETTPPEVLADVMRDGVFLTGGGALIRGLDMLLSEYLKIPVHIADEPLTAVARGTGIILENIDIYREVLIQDANELPPTR; encoded by the coding sequence ATGCAGAAATTATTCCGGAAAATACGCGAATTTCTCTCTAACGATGTAGGAATAGACTTGGGAACGGCAAATACGCTGGTATATCTTCGTGGCCATGGAATTGTGGTAAATGAGCCTTCAGTTGTTGCTTTAAACCAACGAACTAACACGGTCGTGGCTGTTGGTCAGGCAGCAAAAAACATGCTCGGAAGGACACCGCAACACATTGTCGCAGTGCGTCCTATTGTTGATGGTGTTATCTCAGACTTTGAAGTTACCGAAGAAATGCTTCGGTATTTAATTAGACGTGCCCAAGCTGAACATAAGAAGTTACTCGGTCCTCGTATTGTGGTTGGAGTTCCATCGGGAATAACAAACGTTGAAACTCGTGCCGTACGTGATGCTGCAATGAATGCAGGAGCGCGCGAAGTATTTATTGTTGAAGAACCAATGGCAGCAGCAATTGGAATCAGGCTTCCAGTCCATGAGCCAGTTGGTAGCATGATTATTGACATCGGAGGTGGAACAACCGACATTGCCGTCATCTCACTTGGTGGAATTGTGAAGTCTCGGAACGCGCGAATCGCAGGAGATCGATTCAATTCAGACATTATTGCGTATGTAAGAAACGAGTTTAAGATTTTAATCGGAGAAAAGACTGCGGAAGAAGCAAAGATTTTAATTGGTTCAGTCATTCCTGGAGCAGAACCTCGGGAAACTAAAATCAAAGGACGTGACCTCATTACAGGACTACCTCGTGAAGTGACAGTCTCTGACGCAGATATTCGTGAGGCAATTGGTCAGTCGATCGACGCCTTAATTGAATCAATCAAAGAAATTCTTGAAACAACTCCTCCAGAAGTGTTGGCTGATGTAATGAGAGACGGTGTATTTTTAACTGGCGGTGGAGCACTCATTAGAGGTCTCGACATGTTGCTTTCTGAATATCTAAAAATTCCTGTACACATTGCAGACGAGCCTCTTACTGCAGTTGCGCGTGGAACAGGTATAATTCTAGAAAACATAGATATATATCGTGAAGTACTCATACAGGATGCAAACGAGCTTCCGCCGACAAGATAG
- a CDS encoding His/Gly/Thr/Pro-type tRNA ligase C-terminal domain-containing protein, translating to MRLQTLFTKTRRENPADEQSKNAILLERAGYVHKNLAGVYSFLPLGNIVLQNIVSIIRKEMVGLGAQEVSLSALQDKEVWKKTDRWDDAKVDNWFKTTFKSGGETGLGITHEEPLTNLMRDHISSYRDLPRYVFQFQIKFRNEARAKSGIMRGKEFLMKDLYSFSKTVEEHDAFYAQVRAAYIRIFDAVGLGDVTYPTFASGGIFSKFSEEFQTITEAGEDTIYIDTKKKVAVNKEVYTDEVLSELGLSKDTLKEIKAVEVGNIFNLGTKFSDPLELTYTDETGERKSVVMGSYGIGPGRLMGTIVEVFSDDKGIVWPSAVAPARVHIAQLGNSEEVQATALKTYTELQSSGVTAILDDRDLRPGEKLSDAELMGMPHILIISEKSLKAGGIEYRNRKTGETQIIGTDISAISDICV from the coding sequence ATGAGGTTACAGACACTATTTACGAAGACTCGAAGAGAGAATCCTGCTGATGAGCAGTCAAAGAATGCAATTCTTCTAGAGCGTGCAGGCTACGTTCATAAAAACCTTGCAGGAGTCTACTCGTTTTTACCGCTAGGAAATATTGTCCTTCAAAATATTGTCTCAATTATCCGCAAGGAAATGGTTGGACTTGGCGCACAAGAAGTGTCACTCTCAGCACTTCAAGACAAAGAGGTTTGGAAAAAGACCGACCGTTGGGACGATGCAAAAGTTGATAACTGGTTTAAGACTACATTCAAGTCAGGCGGTGAAACCGGTCTTGGTATTACTCACGAAGAGCCACTCACAAACCTCATGAGAGATCACATCTCGTCATACCGTGACTTGCCTCGATATGTATTTCAGTTCCAGATTAAATTTAGAAATGAAGCGCGCGCAAAAAGCGGCATCATGCGTGGAAAGGAATTTTTAATGAAAGACCTCTACTCGTTCTCAAAAACAGTTGAAGAGCACGATGCTTTTTATGCACAAGTGAGGGCTGCATACATCAGAATCTTTGATGCGGTTGGTTTAGGAGACGTTACATACCCAACATTCGCGTCAGGAGGAATTTTCAGTAAGTTTTCAGAAGAGTTCCAGACAATAACAGAAGCTGGTGAAGATACTATTTATATTGATACAAAGAAAAAAGTTGCCGTTAACAAAGAAGTGTATACAGATGAAGTCTTGTCTGAGCTCGGATTATCAAAAGACACCTTAAAGGAAATTAAGGCAGTAGAAGTTGGAAATATTTTCAATCTTGGTACAAAGTTTTCAGATCCACTTGAGCTTACATACACAGACGAGACAGGAGAGCGAAAATCAGTAGTCATGGGAAGTTATGGAATTGGTCCTGGAAGGCTCATGGGCACGATTGTAGAAGTATTTTCGGATGATAAAGGAATTGTCTGGCCATCAGCCGTTGCACCAGCTCGTGTGCACATAGCACAACTTGGAAATAGCGAAGAGGTACAAGCAACTGCATTAAAAACATATACAGAGCTACAATCTTCTGGTGTTACTGCTATCCTCGATGATCGAGATTTGCGTCCTGGAGAGAAATTATCTGACGCAGAACTTATGGGTATGCCACACATTCTTATCATTTCTGAAAAGTCCCTTAAAGCAGGTGGTATTGAGTACAGAAATCGAAAAACTGGTGAAACACAAATCATAGGAACTGACATCTCGGCAATCTCGGATATTTGTGTATAA